The Flavobacterium sp. IMCC34852 genome contains the following window.
AAAAAGAAGAAAGAACGCTGAGTGCAGCCTATAAGTTTTATTGCAACGGAAACCTTGAAAATGCCCACAGCGCTGAAGCAGACACGATGGCAACTTATGAAATCCTCAAAGCGCAATTAGACCGTTACGAAGATTTAGAAAACGATATGAAAGTGCTTTCTGAGTTTACTACCCGTAAGAAATCGGTAGATTTTGCCGGTTTTATTGCGTTGAATGCCGAAGGAAAAGAAATATTTACCTTTGGTAAACACAAAGGAGCTTTAGTCGATGAGGTTTTAGACAAAGAACCGGGTTATTTCGGTTGGATACAAAATGCCGAGTTTCCTTTATACACTAAAAAGGTTTTAACGGGAATCAAATTAAGAAAATTAAATACTAAAAATTGAGTGATTAGTGAATAGTAATTAGTGATTAGCAGTCTTTCACTAATTACCAATTATTAATTACCAATCACTATAAAGAATGAAAATCATCTGTATCGGAAGAAATTACGTAAACCACATAGCCGAACTCAACAATGAGCGTCCGGAAGCACCGGTAATTTTTATGAAACCCGATTCAGCGATTTTACCCGATAAAGCCCCATTTGTCATTCCGGAATTCAGTAATGATATTCACCATGAGATTGAAGTGATTGTCAAGATTAATAAAATGGGGAAATATATCGATACAAAGTTTGCCCACAAGTACTACGACGAGATTGGATTAGGGATAGATTTTACCGCTAGAGATATTCAAAACAAGCTGAAAGAGAAGGGTTTACCTTGGGAAAAAGCTAAGGCTTTTGACGGTTCAGCGGTAATTGGTGACTTTCTACCGATAAATCATTTTAATTCGGTGGAAAATATTACTTTTGAGTTGACTAATAACGGAAAAACCGTTCAAAAAGGAAATACCGGCCACATGTTGTGGAAAATTGATGAAATTATCTCCTACGTTTCACAGTATTTCACCCTGAAAAAAGGAGATATTATTTTTACAGGAACTCCCGAAGGAGTAGCCAAAGTGTTGCCAAATGATATCCTCGAAGGATTTATAGAAGATAAAAAACTACTAAGATTACACATAAAATAATGGCTATAAACTACAACCTAGCGAAAGTTTACGCACTTTCAGACAACGATCCCGAATTTGTAATGCAAATCATCACCCTGTTCGTTACCGAAGTCCCCGAAGACCTGAAACAAATTGAATTGGGTATCAAAGAAAAAGACCATAAATTGGCTTACGCCTATGCACACAAGATCAAACCAACGCTTGATTTATTGGGAATGTCTGTGGCATTTGAAGAAATTCTTCAAGTAGAAGCTTGGACCAAAAGAGAAGGCAAACGCAAAGAAATCAACGATACTTTCGCCAGCATTCAAAGTCAAGTGGAAAAAGCCATTAAAGAAATCAAAAAAGATTTCGAAGTATAAAAATTAAGAGCGAATGGTTCGGGAACTATCAGTTATGGCAGTTCCCGTTTTCCGTTTCAATCTCTTCGAGGATTTACACTCCAACCGGGGCTAAATAGTTATCAATTCGTTTCTTTGTAAACTAAATACAAACCTTAGCGCCTCAGAACCTTTAAGAATGATACGAGTGAAGTGACTGCATGATACCATTGAAAAACAATTATTAACAATCGAATGAAAGCAACCATAGTCACCATCGGCGACGAAATTCTCATCGGACAAATTGTTGATACCAATTCGAGTTACATCGCCAAAGCTTTGGATAAAATTGGTGTACAAACCCACGAAATGCTTTCCATTTCCGATGACAAACAACACATACTCGATACTTTTTCCTCTCTACAGAATAAAGTTGATTTGGTCATCATCACCGGTGGTTTAGGACCAACAAAAGATGATATTACCAAAAAAACATTCTGCGAGTATTTTGAAGATACTTTAGTCGAAGATAAAGCTGTTTTAGCTCATGTCACGGAAATCATTGAAGGTTTTTACAAGCGACCGATTACCCAGTTAAATCGTGACCAAGCTTTGGTTCCTTCCAAATGTGAAGTACTTTTTAACAAAATGGGAACAGCACCGGGAATGTGGATGAAAAAAGATAATACAGTCTATATTTCGTTGCCCGGAGTGCCTTATGAAATGAAGTACTTGGTTGATTTTGAAATTATTCCCAAAGTAGTTCAAGAATACAAACGGCCTTATATTCTCCACAAAACCATCATGACTTATGGAGAAGGAGAAAGCAGAATAGCCGAAAAAATAGAAGAATGGGAAAATAGTTTGCCCAATTTTATCAAATTAGCCTATTTGCCCAGTCCCGGAAAAGTCAGATTGCGACTCACAGCCCGTGGCAATAACAAAGAACTATTGCAAAGTAAAATTGACGAGAACGTGATTTCTTTGACTAAAATCATTGGTGATATTATAGTTGGTTTTGACGAAGAGGAAACCATAGAGGTTGTGATAGGTAAATTGCTTTCTCAACAGTACAAAACCATTGCCACAGCCGAAAGTTGTACCGGTGGAAAAATTGCCCAAATGTTGTCTTCGGTAGCCGGAGCGTCTAATTATTTTCGCGGAAGCGTTGTTAGTTATTCGAAAGAAACCAAAATCAATGTCCTCGGGATTGATGCTGTGTTAATTGATAAACACGATGTGGTGAGTGCAGAAGTGGCGAAAGCAATGGCGTTCAATATTCAGAAAATGATGAAAACCGACTATGCTTTAGCAACCACCGGGAATGCCGGGCCAACATCTGAGCCCGGAAAAGCGGAAGTAGGTGTGGTTTTTATTGCTTTGGCTACACCGAATGAAGTGTTGGTGTCCGAATTTAATTTTGGCCAACCTCGTGAAAAAGTGATAGATAGAACTGCAAATAAAGCGTTAGAATTATTGCAAAAAGAAATTTTAAAAAATGCCCTCTAACTGAAGTTGATACTGATTACTAACCAAATAAGGGCTTTCTTTTCTGCCGAAAAAAAGCAAATAAAAAAAAAGAAAAAAATCTGCTATATTTTTTTTGTTACAATGATTTATTTTGCGTAAGTTTGCACCCTGATTTTGAATAACGATAAAAGAAAAGCATAATGTCAAGAGTTTGTGACCTTACAGGTAAAAGAGCGATGGTAGGAAATAACGTTTCCCACGCTATGAACAAAACTAAGAGAAAATTTTCTGTAAACTTAGTTAAAAGACGTTTCTATCTTGCTGAAGAAGACAGATGGATTACTCTTAGAGTAGCTGCGTCTACAATTAAAACAATCAACAAAAACGGATTGGCTGCTGTATTGAAAAATGCAAAGGCTAACGGATTTATTAAATAATCTGAAATCCTTAAAAATAAAGTAAGATGGCAAAGAAAGGTAATAGAATCCAAGTAATTTTAGAGTGTACAGAGCACAAAGCAACAGGTCTTCCTGGAACTTCTCGTTACATCACCAACAAAAACAAAAAGAATACTCCGGACAGATTAGAGATTAAAAAATTTAATCCGATCTTAAAGAGAATGACTGTTCACAAAGAAATCAAATAATTAGAGGTTTTTACCAAGTAGAAATTTCAAATAAAACATTATAAGTCATGGCAAAGAAAACCGTTGCAACGTTACAAACAGCATCAAAAAGATTAACCAAAGCAATCAAAATGGTAAGATCTCCAAAAACTGGTGCATACACTTTCCAGGAAGCAATCATGACTCCTGAAGAAGTAGATAGTTTCCTTAATAAGAAATAATTCAACAATCACTATATAGTAAAGCTACTTTCATTCGGAAGTAGCTTTTTTATTTTTATATTTGCCCAAGATATTTGTTAAGTTTTAGGCGCTGTCCTAATTCCTAAAATCCTAATTCCTAAATTTAAAAATGAGTTTT
Protein-coding sequences here:
- a CDS encoding 3'-5' exonuclease, with translation MELKLNRPICFFDLETTGIDVAKDRIVEISIFKVYPNGNKESKTWLVNPTIPIPPQATAVHGISNEKVANEPTFKELAGQIHAMIKDTDLAGFNSDRFDIPLLAEELLRAEVDFDMKNRVSVDVQTIFHKKEERTLSAAYKFYCNGNLENAHSAEADTMATYEILKAQLDRYEDLENDMKVLSEFTTRKKSVDFAGFIALNAEGKEIFTFGKHKGALVDEVLDKEPGYFGWIQNAEFPLYTKKVLTGIKLRKLNTKN
- a CDS encoding fumarylacetoacetate hydrolase family protein — its product is MKIICIGRNYVNHIAELNNERPEAPVIFMKPDSAILPDKAPFVIPEFSNDIHHEIEVIVKINKMGKYIDTKFAHKYYDEIGLGIDFTARDIQNKLKEKGLPWEKAKAFDGSAVIGDFLPINHFNSVENITFELTNNGKTVQKGNTGHMLWKIDEIISYVSQYFTLKKGDIIFTGTPEGVAKVLPNDILEGFIEDKKLLRLHIK
- a CDS encoding Hpt domain-containing protein, coding for MAINYNLAKVYALSDNDPEFVMQIITLFVTEVPEDLKQIELGIKEKDHKLAYAYAHKIKPTLDLLGMSVAFEEILQVEAWTKREGKRKEINDTFASIQSQVEKAIKEIKKDFEV
- a CDS encoding CinA family nicotinamide mononucleotide deamidase-related protein; this translates as MKATIVTIGDEILIGQIVDTNSSYIAKALDKIGVQTHEMLSISDDKQHILDTFSSLQNKVDLVIITGGLGPTKDDITKKTFCEYFEDTLVEDKAVLAHVTEIIEGFYKRPITQLNRDQALVPSKCEVLFNKMGTAPGMWMKKDNTVYISLPGVPYEMKYLVDFEIIPKVVQEYKRPYILHKTIMTYGEGESRIAEKIEEWENSLPNFIKLAYLPSPGKVRLRLTARGNNKELLQSKIDENVISLTKIIGDIIVGFDEEETIEVVIGKLLSQQYKTIATAESCTGGKIAQMLSSVAGASNYFRGSVVSYSKETKINVLGIDAVLIDKHDVVSAEVAKAMAFNIQKMMKTDYALATTGNAGPTSEPGKAEVGVVFIALATPNEVLVSEFNFGQPREKVIDRTANKALELLQKEILKNAL
- the rpmB gene encoding 50S ribosomal protein L28; amino-acid sequence: MSRVCDLTGKRAMVGNNVSHAMNKTKRKFSVNLVKRRFYLAEEDRWITLRVAASTIKTINKNGLAAVLKNAKANGFIK
- the rpmG gene encoding 50S ribosomal protein L33, with the translated sequence MAKKGNRIQVILECTEHKATGLPGTSRYITNKNKKNTPDRLEIKKFNPILKRMTVHKEIK
- a CDS encoding DUF4295 domain-containing protein; this encodes MAKKTVATLQTASKRLTKAIKMVRSPKTGAYTFQEAIMTPEEVDSFLNKK